A single genomic interval of Perca fluviatilis chromosome 19, GENO_Pfluv_1.0, whole genome shotgun sequence harbors:
- the LOC120547687 gene encoding polymeric immunoglobulin receptor-like isoform X2, translating into MTSLYVSHLILAGLIGIHSKIVTVSKASVEAGGSISIPCLYELGYINHVKYLCKGNTWQSCSYAVKTNQPHHSEKFSISDDTNQRTFTVTINDLTDDGGRYWCAVEKRTLDVKQRFELSVTAGMPSLYVDHQEITAFEGRSVTVRCYCKYSKVTQWCRLGSTCVSDQTGSIDGTTVTINESVPNGFTVTMMELKTESSGWYWCKNGDFQMPVHVTVHELTTTTTTTLSPSTANFTGTLPTTTQHSSLLTSAEPHTAQATNSTVNRAGGDEQKSSAIVTILSTTLVLLLLVVPAAFFGWRMMIKCNKTKPEGSDITVCSQIGSDPDVHYATIVHNQHVGAQQKNDIPKESVTYSTIVIKDSERQMTEPVDGSVIYSTLKHNKC; encoded by the exons ATGACTTCCTTATATGTGTCTCACCTAATACTCGCCGGACTCATAG GAATTCACAGTAAAATTGTTACAGTGAGTAAAGCATCAGTCGAGGCTGGAGGCTCCATCTCCATCCCATGTCTCTATGAGTTGGGCTACATTAACCATGTGAAATACTTGTGTAAAGGTAATACTTGGCAATCCTGCTCATATGCAGTTAAAACAAACCAGCCACATCATTCTGAAAAGTTTTCAATCTCTGATGACACAAACCAAAGAACGTTCACTGTGACTATTAATGATCTGACGGATGATGGCGGTAGATACTGGTGTGCTGTGGAGAAAAGAACATTGGATGTTAAACAACGTTTTGAGCTGTCAGTCACCGCAG GTATGCCAAGTCTGTACGTGGACCATCAGGAAATTACAGCATTTGAAGGAAGAAGTGTGACTGTCAGGTGCTACTGTAAATATTCAAAAGTAACACAGTGGTGCAGGCTGGGCAGCACCTGTGTGTCAGATCAGACTGGATCAATAGATGGAACAACAGTGACCATCAATGAAAGTGTCCCAAATGGTTTCACTGTgactatgatggaactaaagacagagagcaGTGGCTGGTATTGGTGCAAAAATGGAGACTTTCAGATGCCAGTGCATGTAACTGTTCATGAATTAACAacaactactacaactacattGAGCCCCAGTACAGCAA ACTTTACAGGGACACTTCCAACCACTACCCAGCATTCCTCCCTGCTTACAAGTGCAGAGCCACATACAGCTCAGGCCACAAACTCCACCGTAAACAGGGCAGGCGGAGATGAACAAAAGAG TTCCGCTATTGTGACGATTCTCAGCACCACCCTCGTCTTACTGCTGTTGGTTGTTCCCGCTGCCTTTTTTGGATGGAGGATGATGATAAAATGTA ATAAGACCAAGCCGGAGGGGTCTGACATCACTGTG TGCTCACAAATTGGAAGTGATCCTGATGTGCACTACGCTACCATTGTTCACAATCAACATGTAGGGGCCCAGCAGAAG AATGATATACCCAAAGAGAGTGTGACATACAGTACCATTGTAATAAAGGATAGTGAGCGACAAATG ACTGAACCAGTAGATGGAAGTGTGATCTACAGCACACTAAAACATAATAAGTGCTAA
- the LOC120547687 gene encoding polymeric immunoglobulin receptor-like isoform X3, producing the protein MTSLYVSHLILAGLIGIHSKIVTVSKASVEAGGSISIPCLYELGYINHVKYLCKGNTWQSCSYAVKTNQPHHSEKFSISDDTNQRTFTVTINDLTDDGGRYWCAVEKRTLDVKQRFELSVTAGMPSLYVDHQEITAFEGRSVTVRCYCKYSKVTQWCRLGSTCVSDQTGSIDGTTVTINESVPNGFTVTMMELKTESSGWYWCKNGDFQMPVHVTVHELTTTTTTTLSPSTANFTGTLPTTTQHSSLLTSAEPHTAQATNSTVNRAGGDEQKSSAIVTILSTTLVLLLLVVPAAFFGWRMMIKYKTKPEGSDITVCSQIGSDPDVHYATIVHNQHVGAQQKQNDIPKESVTYSTIVIKDSERQMTEPVDGSVIYSTLKHNKC; encoded by the exons ATGACTTCCTTATATGTGTCTCACCTAATACTCGCCGGACTCATAG GAATTCACAGTAAAATTGTTACAGTGAGTAAAGCATCAGTCGAGGCTGGAGGCTCCATCTCCATCCCATGTCTCTATGAGTTGGGCTACATTAACCATGTGAAATACTTGTGTAAAGGTAATACTTGGCAATCCTGCTCATATGCAGTTAAAACAAACCAGCCACATCATTCTGAAAAGTTTTCAATCTCTGATGACACAAACCAAAGAACGTTCACTGTGACTATTAATGATCTGACGGATGATGGCGGTAGATACTGGTGTGCTGTGGAGAAAAGAACATTGGATGTTAAACAACGTTTTGAGCTGTCAGTCACCGCAG GTATGCCAAGTCTGTACGTGGACCATCAGGAAATTACAGCATTTGAAGGAAGAAGTGTGACTGTCAGGTGCTACTGTAAATATTCAAAAGTAACACAGTGGTGCAGGCTGGGCAGCACCTGTGTGTCAGATCAGACTGGATCAATAGATGGAACAACAGTGACCATCAATGAAAGTGTCCCAAATGGTTTCACTGTgactatgatggaactaaagacagagagcaGTGGCTGGTATTGGTGCAAAAATGGAGACTTTCAGATGCCAGTGCATGTAACTGTTCATGAATTAACAacaactactacaactacattGAGCCCCAGTACAGCAA ACTTTACAGGGACACTTCCAACCACTACCCAGCATTCCTCCCTGCTTACAAGTGCAGAGCCACATACAGCTCAGGCCACAAACTCCACCGTAAACAGGGCAGGCGGAGATGAACAAAAGAG TTCCGCTATTGTGACGATTCTCAGCACCACCCTCGTCTTACTGCTGTTGGTTGTTCCCGCTGCCTTTTTTGGATGGAGGATGATGATAAAAT ATAAGACCAAGCCGGAGGGGTCTGACATCACTGTG TGCTCACAAATTGGAAGTGATCCTGATGTGCACTACGCTACCATTGTTCACAATCAACATGTAGGGGCCCAGCAGAAG CAGAATGATATACCCAAAGAGAGTGTGACATACAGTACCATTGTAATAAAGGATAGTGAGCGACAAATG ACTGAACCAGTAGATGGAAGTGTGATCTACAGCACACTAAAACATAATAAGTGCTAA
- the LOC120547687 gene encoding polymeric immunoglobulin receptor-like isoform X1 → MTSLYVSHLILAGLIGIHSKIVTVSKASVEAGGSISIPCLYELGYINHVKYLCKGNTWQSCSYAVKTNQPHHSEKFSISDDTNQRTFTVTINDLTDDGGRYWCAVEKRTLDVKQRFELSVTAGMPSLYVDHQEITAFEGRSVTVRCYCKYSKVTQWCRLGSTCVSDQTGSIDGTTVTINESVPNGFTVTMMELKTESSGWYWCKNGDFQMPVHVTVHELTTTTTTTLSPSTANFTGTLPTTTQHSSLLTSAEPHTAQATNSTVNRAGGDEQKSSAIVTILSTTLVLLLLVVPAAFFGWRMMIKCNKTKPEGSDITVCSQIGSDPDVHYATIVHNQHVGAQQKQNDIPKESVTYSTIVIKDSERQMTEPVDGSVIYSTLKHNKC, encoded by the exons ATGACTTCCTTATATGTGTCTCACCTAATACTCGCCGGACTCATAG GAATTCACAGTAAAATTGTTACAGTGAGTAAAGCATCAGTCGAGGCTGGAGGCTCCATCTCCATCCCATGTCTCTATGAGTTGGGCTACATTAACCATGTGAAATACTTGTGTAAAGGTAATACTTGGCAATCCTGCTCATATGCAGTTAAAACAAACCAGCCACATCATTCTGAAAAGTTTTCAATCTCTGATGACACAAACCAAAGAACGTTCACTGTGACTATTAATGATCTGACGGATGATGGCGGTAGATACTGGTGTGCTGTGGAGAAAAGAACATTGGATGTTAAACAACGTTTTGAGCTGTCAGTCACCGCAG GTATGCCAAGTCTGTACGTGGACCATCAGGAAATTACAGCATTTGAAGGAAGAAGTGTGACTGTCAGGTGCTACTGTAAATATTCAAAAGTAACACAGTGGTGCAGGCTGGGCAGCACCTGTGTGTCAGATCAGACTGGATCAATAGATGGAACAACAGTGACCATCAATGAAAGTGTCCCAAATGGTTTCACTGTgactatgatggaactaaagacagagagcaGTGGCTGGTATTGGTGCAAAAATGGAGACTTTCAGATGCCAGTGCATGTAACTGTTCATGAATTAACAacaactactacaactacattGAGCCCCAGTACAGCAA ACTTTACAGGGACACTTCCAACCACTACCCAGCATTCCTCCCTGCTTACAAGTGCAGAGCCACATACAGCTCAGGCCACAAACTCCACCGTAAACAGGGCAGGCGGAGATGAACAAAAGAG TTCCGCTATTGTGACGATTCTCAGCACCACCCTCGTCTTACTGCTGTTGGTTGTTCCCGCTGCCTTTTTTGGATGGAGGATGATGATAAAATGTA ATAAGACCAAGCCGGAGGGGTCTGACATCACTGTG TGCTCACAAATTGGAAGTGATCCTGATGTGCACTACGCTACCATTGTTCACAATCAACATGTAGGGGCCCAGCAGAAG CAGAATGATATACCCAAAGAGAGTGTGACATACAGTACCATTGTAATAAAGGATAGTGAGCGACAAATG ACTGAACCAGTAGATGGAAGTGTGATCTACAGCACACTAAAACATAATAAGTGCTAA